One genomic region from Cucumis melo cultivar AY chromosome 9, USDA_Cmelo_AY_1.0, whole genome shotgun sequence encodes:
- the LOC103482590 gene encoding E3 ubiquitin-protein ligase HOS1 produces the protein MDRQIDGHAVPSTSTNGRLASASTSSSSRPDYSSRAVQEALRHLAFIDLIELCNEAKVEHCRATRDLRSCGRDVQFVLNSCGHASLCEECCQRCDVCPICRVPVPKSGARTRLRLFYECVEAGLIPKNSKERPLEEDGENRITTDVQRLYSLFDIALENNLVSLICHYVTDVCMDESAVSSDPVLAFLLDEVVVKDWCKRASRNIITELQEIYNSGVEGMKSRMSLLLKFSVLLAGISNVLEVLDSSFRSSHSAQLEDLHNLHEGILKIKQHMEIMMWGIRHQFLENVRSRHSSFTSWLTAVRERKSAAIRRSWPDALDDSADSSGLDGSLFIEDALGNLDIEQQYFPDVEDGKEIVSLENAAAPKIFRSKIGGSSGCYPFENLRVAVDVLFLRGSSDVVVAKKAILLYYLFDRHWTLPDEKWRHIVEDFAATFSITRHSILESFVFYLLDDHTDEALQEACRLLPQISGPTTHPKIAQVLLERKNPDTALMVLRWSGRDSVSVPVSLVEAVTGVRVRVECALLTEAYMYQKMLCNRVRDRRNYKEHEDAFDNAEGKFRSWEDWMKILVTEICFLCIRRNFVDRMIELPWNSDEEKHLHKCLLEWSTAHPSTTIGSLLFVYYLQRYQYHEAFQVNLILQKAEQGYISENSVGEDVLSRMKSTSHWRAGLVDKFMELLPEAQQLEIKSGKLPKFGANSEVEVPQNADPSVVQDQHLSSVLIPSANTSTVSHRNDSKYIFKPPVFETPGRLGGTVNHSKIATFGSALIHERRFGSKERIPKQTNLHESVNFQDVFSSGFHQASAMNISPSEEATRSSSRVLNSPLFGNDPEKLSLVKEQNGITNQVRNTSPYSRRITANPIYHTPSSNFGLLDAPSRGVQENGSTTKITVSIRDNGTWNVSSLDDPMDISSHGEVQDSAVDTRYSNGAPRWRSDEASDEEETSLDRASSIVRHRVTRSSTRRTRSTKR, from the exons ATGGACAGGCAAATCGATGGCCATGCCGTTCCTTCCACATCTACCAATGGCAGGCTTGCTTCAGCATCGACTTCTTCGTCCTCGCGACCTGATTACAGTAGCCGAGCAGTACAG GAAGCGTTGAGACATTTGGCATTTATTGATCTGATTGAGTTATGCAATGAAGCAAAAGTTGAGCATTGTCGAGCCACAAGAGACTTGAGAAGCTGTGGACGTGATGTTCAGTTTGTGTTGAATTCATGTGGACATGCCTCTCTGTGTGAGGAATGTTGCCAACGGTGTGACGTTTGTCCAATATGTAGAGTCCCAGTTCCAAAAAGTGGTGCTAGAACACGTCTCCGTCTCTTCTATGAGTGTGTTGAAGCAGGTCTCATACCGAAGAATTCCAAGGAGAGGCCTCTCGAGGAAGATGGggagaatagaataaccacagACGTACAACGCTTGTATTCCTTATTTGATATTGCACTGGAAAACAACTTGGTTTCTCTAATCTGTCACT ATGTTACGGATGTTTGTATGGATGAGAGTGCTGTATCAAGTGATCCTGTACTTGCATTTTTGTTGGATGAAGTGGTTGTGAAGGATTGGTGTAAGCGGGCCTCCAGGAACATTATTACTGAACTTCAAGAAATAT ATAACTCTGGTGTAGAGGGAATGAAGTCCAGGATGAGCCTACTACTTAAGTTCTCGGTGCTGCTTGCTGGCATATCCAATGTGCTTGAAGTGTTGGACTCATCATTTAGAAGTTCTCATTCAGCACAGCTTGAGGACCTGCATAATCTTCACGAGGGCATATTGAAGATCAAGCAG CATATGGAAATTATGATGTGGGGCATAAGGCATCAGTTTTTGGAGAATGTTAGGTCCCGCCATTCTAGCTTTACATCATGGCTTACTGCTGTCCGTGAAAGGAAATCTGCTGCAATTAGGCGATCATGGCCTGATGCTTTAGATGACTCTGCTGATTCCAGTGGACTGGATGGATCTCTGTTCATTGAGGATGCTCTGGGGAATCTTGATATTGAGCAACAGTACTTCCCAGATGTTGAGGATGGTAAAGAAATTGTATCTCTAGAAAATGCTGCGGCACCTAAAATCTTCAGATCTAAAATTGGAGGGAGTTCAGGTTGCTACCCATTTGAAAATCTTCGGGTTGCTGTTGATGTTCTCTTTCTTCGTGGAAGTTCTGATGTAGTGGTTGCAAAGAAAGCAATT CTTTTGTATTACTTGTTTGACCGCCACTGGACGTTGCCTGATGAGAAATGGAGACATATTGTTGAGGACTTTGCAGCCACCTTTAGCATTACACGGCATTCTATATTAGAATCTTTTGTCTTTTATCTTCTAGATGATCATACAGATGAAGCCCTGCAG GAAGCCTGCCGTCTTCTTCCGCAGATCTCTGGCCCAACAACCCATCCCAAGATTGCACAAGTTTtgttagaacggaaaaatcccgATACAGCTCTTATGGTTTTGAGGTGGTCAGGACGTGACAGTGTGTCAGTCCCAGTTTCACTCGTGGAAGCTGTAACTGGTGTTCGGGTGAGAGTGGAATGTGCACTCCTGACCGAAGCATATATGTACCAGAAAATGCTCTGCAATAGGGTAAGAGATAGGAGAAACTATAAAGAACATGAAGATGCATTTGATAATGCCGAAGGCAAATTTAGAAGCTGGGAGGACTGGATGAAAATATTGGTGACTGAAATTTGTTTTCTTTGTATCCGTCGGAACTTTGTGGATAGAATGATTGAGTTACCATGGAATTCCGATGAGGAAAAGCATCTCCACAAGTGCTTGCTGGAGTGGTCCACTGCTCATCCGTCAACCACTATTGGAAGTCTCCTATTTGTGTACTATCTTCAG AGGTATCAGTATCATGAGGCCTTCCAAGTGAATCTCATACTTCAGAAAGCAGAACAAGGCTATATCTCTGAAAATTCTGTTGGTGAAGATGTTTTATCCAGGATGAAATCGACTAGTCATTGGCGAGCAGGATTGGTT GATAAATTCATGGAGTTGCTACCAGAAGCCCAACAGTTGGAAATAAAATCTGGGAAGCTGCCGAAGTTTGGTGCTAATTCAGAAGTAGAAGTGCCACAAAATGCCGATCCATCTGTGGTTCAGGATCAGCACTTAAGCAGTGTATTAATCCCCTCGGCTAATACATCTACCGTATCACATAGAAACGACAGTAAATATATCTTCAAGCCCCCAGTTTTTGAAACTCCAGGAAGGCTGGGTGGGACAGTGAATCATTCCAAAATTGCAACCTTTGGCTCGGCATTGATTCACGAAAGGCGGTTTGGCAGCAAGGAAAGAATACCAAAGCAAACTAACCTACACGAGAGTGTCAATTTTCAGGATGTGTTTAGTTCTGGATTCCATCAAGCTAGTGCTATGAATATTTCCCCCTCAGAAGAAGCCACAAGAAGTTCATCTAGAGTCCTGAATAGTCCGCTATTCGGGAACGATCCCGAGAAACTCTCACTGGTTAAGGAGCAAAATGGAATTACCAACCAAGTTCGGAATACCTCTCCGTATTCCCGTAGAATTACTGCTAACCCTATATATCATACTCCCAGCAGCAATTTCGGTTTATTAGATGCTCCTTCAAGGGGAGTGCAGGAAAATGGATCTACTACTAAAATAACGGTATCTATTAGAGACAATGGAACTTGGAACGTTTCTTCTTTAGATGATCCAATGGACATTTCGAG CCATGGAGAAGTACAAGATTCTGCAGTTGACACTCGATATTCTAATGGTGCACCAAGATGGAGGTCTGATGAAGCAAGCGATGAGGAAGAGACAAGTCTTGATAGAGCTTCGAGTATAGTACGCCACAGAGTTACTCGAAGCAGTACTAGAAGAACAAGGTCAACCAAGAGGTAA
- the LOC103482591 gene encoding O-fucosyltransferase 30: MNVFGSTRSSINRWNSKKPNLQLRRFSLSVFVLLFCFFFLLYLSSSFSSSTFISSTAFSTSNSRQCNTQILGLGEKFLFYAPHSGFSNQLSEFKNAILMAGILNRTLVVPPILDHHAVALGSCPKFRVPDPGEIRFSVWEHMLQLLRNGRYVSMTDIVDISSLTSYSSVKAIDFRTFAYLWCGVHLESVCSNEYNNLKQCGRLLAGLDGNVDKCLHAVDEDCKTTVWTYQSNEVDGALDLFQPNEQLKKKKKVSYVRRRRDVYRTLGPDSKAGSATVLAFGSLFTAPYKGSELYIDIHGVSKDQRISSLMKNIEYLPFVPEILSAGKEYIDKIIKAPFLCAQLRLLDGQFKNHWKATFLALQQKLNSILENANEPIRVFVMTDLPESNWTGSYLGDLDSDSNHFKLFFLKEHDELVLRASKKVMAVGHGLRWTSNAFGPGRIRNMKKECAPERLPDVLLYIEETVCSCASLGFVGTAGSTIAESIELMRKYGVCRSQTWTKS, translated from the exons ATGAATGTTTTCGGTTCGACCAGATCTTCGATCAATCGATGGAACTCGAAGAAACCCAATTTACAGCTCCGGCGTTTTTCTTTGTCTGTCTTTGTTCTTCTCTtctgtttcttctttcttctttaccTGTCCTCCTCCTTCTCCTCCTCTACCTTCATATCCTCGACTGCGTTTTCGACTTCAAATTCACGCCAATGCAATACCCAAATCTTGGGTTTGGGTgagaaatttcttttttacGCGCCTCACAGCGGGTTTAGCAACCAGCTTTCTGAGTTCAAGAATGCTATCCTGATGGCCGGAATTCTCAACCGGACTCTTGTTGTTCCGCCGATTTTGGATCACCATGCGGTTGCTCTTGGGAGTTGTCCCAAATTTAGAGTTCCGGATCCTGGTGAGATTCGATTCTCGGTTTGGGAGCATATGCTTCAGCTTCTTCGAAATGGAAG GTACGTTTCGATGACGGATATTGTAGATATTTCATCATTAACTTCTTACTCTTCTGTTAAAGCCATAGATTTTAGGACCTTTGCATATTTATGGTGTGGAGTGCATCTGGAAAGTGTTTGTTCAAATGAATATAACAACCTAAAGCAATGTGGTCGTCTACTAGCAGGGCTTGATGGGAATGTAGACAAATGTTTACATGCTGTAGATGAAGATTGCAAAACTACAGTTTGGACATACCAAAGTAATGAAGTTGATGGAGCATTGGACTTGTTTCAGCCTAATGAACAgcttaagaagaaaaagaaggtgtCATATGTCAGACGCCGTCGAGATGTATATAGAACCCTTGGACCTGATTCGAAAGCTGGATCTGCTACCGTTTTGGCATTTGGAAGTCTTTTTACTGCTCCATACAAAGGTTCGGAGCTGTATATTGATATCCATGGAGTTAGTAAAGATCAAAGAATTAGTTCTCTGATGAAGAACATTGAGTATCTTCCATTTGTCCCAGAAATCTTGAGTGCAGGAAAAGAGTATATTGACAAGATCATAAAAGCTCCATTCCTTTGTGCTCAACTGAGATTGTTAGATGGGCAGTTCAAAAATCACTGGAAGGCTACTTTTTTGGCCCTTCAACAGAAATTAAACTCTATATTAGAGAATGCTAATGAACCTATTCGCGTTTTTGTGATGACTGATCTTCCTGAATCTAATTGGACTGGAAGCTACTTAGGGGATTTGGATAGTGATTCAAATCACTTCAAACTCTTTTTCCTCAAGGAACATGACGAATTGGTTCTACGAGCATCTAAAAAGGTGATGGCTGTAGGACATGGCTTGAGATGGACATCCAATGCTTTTGGTCCTGGAAGAATTCGTAATATGAAGAAAGAGTGTGCTCCTGAGAGATTACCGGATGTTCTCTTATATATAGAGGAAACTGTTTGTAGTTGTGCTTCACTTGGTTTTGTTGGTACTGCTGGATCCACAATTGCAGAAAGCATAGAGCTGATGAGAAAATATGGAGTATGTCGAAGCCAAACTTGGACCAAATCTTGA
- the LOC103482592 gene encoding peroxisomal acyl-coenzyme A oxidase 1: MEGVDHLAHERNKAQFDVNDMKIVWAGSREAFEVSDRMSRLVANDPAFRKDNRVHLTRKELFKNTLRKAAYAWKKIIELKLSEEEAGRLRFFVDEPAYTDLHWGMFVPFLKGQGTEEQLKKWLPLAYKMQIIGCYAQTELGHGSNVQGLETTATFDPKTDEFVIHSPTLTSSKWWPGGLGKVSTHAVVFARLITNGQDYGVHGFIVQIRSLDDHSVLPGITIGDIGVKFGNGAYNTMDNGVMHFDHIRIPRNQLLMRFSQVTREGKYVQSDVPRQLVYGTMVYVRKTIVIDASNALSRAVCIATRYSAVRRQFGSQDGAENQVINYKTQQSRLFPLLASAYAFRFVGEWLQWLYTDVTQRLAANDFSTLPEAHACTAGLKSITTAATADGIEECRKLCGGHGYLCSSGLPELFAVYVPACTYEGDNVVLLLQVARFLVKTVSQLVSGKKPVGTTAYMGRLQRLMESTCKVQKAEDWLNPSIVLEAFEVRSARMSVECAKRLSQFTNQEEGFHELSPSLVEAAVAHCQLIIVSKFIEKLQGDIPGNGVKEQLQKLCSIYALYTLHKHLGDFLSTSTITPKQASLADDQLRSLYAQVRPNAVALVDAFNYTDHYLGSILGRYDGNVYPKLYDEAWKDPMNDTAVPDGYHEYIRPLLKQQLRNSRL; the protein is encoded by the exons ATGGAGGGTGTTGATCATCTTGCCCATGAGAGGAACAAGGCCCAATTCGACGTTAATGATATGAAGATCGTTTGGGCTGGTTCTCGTGAAGCGTTTGAGGTATCTGATCGAATGTCTCGACTGGTTGCTAATGATCCG GCCTTTCGTAAGGACAATAGGGTCCATTTAACAAGGAAGGAATTGTTTAAGAACACTCTTAGGAAAGCAGCGTATGCATGGAAGAAGATTATTGAGCTTAAACTTTCTG AGGAGGAAGCTGGTAGATTAAGGTTTTTTGTGGATGAGCCAGCATATACGGATCTTCACTGG gGAATGTTCGTTCCATTCCTTAAAGGTCAAGGTACTGAGGAGCAGCTAAAGAAGTGGTTGCCATTGGCATATAAGATGCAAATAATTGGTTGCTATGCTCAAACCGAACTTGGTCATGGTTCAAATGTTCAAGGGCTTGAGACAACTGCAACGTTTGATCCAAAGACAGACGAATTTGTCATACACAGTCCTACACTAACCTCAAGCAAA TGGTGGCCTGGTGGTTTGGGTAAGGTTTCAACACATGCAGTTGTATTTGCTCGTCTTATCACCAACGGTCAAGATTATGGAGTGCATG GTTTCATAGTGCAGATAAGGAGTTTGGATGATCACTCAGTTCTACCAGGCATAACCATTGGAGATATTGGTGTTAAATTTGGGAATGGAGCTTACAATACTATGGATAATGGGGTCATGCACTTTGATCACATCCGCATCCCAAGGAACCAACTGTTGATGAG GTTTTCTCAAGTAACAAGGGAAGGGAAATATGTGCAATCAGATGTTCCGCGACAACTAGTTTATGGCACCATGGTATATGTTAGAAAGACAATTGTAATTGATGCTTCAAATGCCTTATCACGTGCAGTCTGTATTGCTACAAGGTACAGTGCTGTTCGTAGACAATTTGGATCACAGGATGGTGCGGAAAATCAG GTGATAAATTATAAAACGCAACAAAGTAGGCTATTCCCTTTGCTGGCTTCTGCCTATGCTTTCAGATTTGTTGGTGAGTGGTTACAATGGCTATACACGGATGTGACTCAGAGACTGGCTGCCAACGATTTCTCAACCTTGCCTGAGGCTCATGCATGCACTGCAGGGTTGAAGTCAATCACAACGGCTGCAACTGCT GATGGGATCGAGGAGTGCAGGAAGTTATGCGGTGGCCACGGCTATCTCTGTAGCAGTGGGCTTCCTGAGTTGTTTGCTGTTTATGTCCCTGCCTGTACATATGAAGGAGACAATGTTGTGCTACTTTTACAG GTTGCACGATTTCTTGTAAAGACCGTATCCCAGTTGGTGTCTGGGAAGAAGCCCGTCGGTACAACAGCTTACATGGGACGACTTCAACGTCTGATGGAATCCACTTGCAAAGTTCAGAAAG CTGAGGACTGGTTAAATCCAAGCATCGTTCTCGAGGCTTTCGAAGTACGGTCAGCTAGGATGTCTGTTGAATGTGCCAAGAGACTTAGCCAGTTTACCAATCAAGAAGAAG GTTTTCATGAACTTTCTCCTAGTTTAGTTGAGGCTGCAGTTGCACATTGCCAACTAATTATTGTCTCCAA ATTCATTGAGAAACTTCAAGGAGACATACCTGGAAATGGAGTAAAAGAGCAACTGCAGAAACTTTGTAGCATTTATGCTTTGTATACTCTACACAAACACTTGGGTGATTTTCTTTCCACTTCCACCATCACTCCCAAACAGGCTTCACTTGCTGATGATCAACTTAGATCTCTATATGCCCAG GTTCGACCAAATGCAGTTGCTCTTGTTGATGCGTTTAACTACACCGACCATTACCTTGGCTCAATTCTTGGCCGGTATGATGGGAATGTTTACCCGAAACTCTACGATGAGGCATGGAAGGATCCCATGAACGACACGGCTGTGCCTGATGGCTACCATGAATATATCAGACCATTGCTTAAGCAGCAGCTCAGAAATTCAAGGCTATGA
- the LOC103482593 gene encoding probable glycosyltransferase At5g03795: MSKLLQRFSLYVMREVFRVSISYKINWTKVCLIGAILTVGGIALQMLILPYPLHTWFVSRPATVILYEPMEETMELNETHNNSTERLPLIPLNSVVQQNATDQMVQLVSVNQERETAPKRRKSSRRRKHAKLKEKPIILTPPPPPRRPPSALERHVWSLKPVEALAYAKEELKHAPTVIDDADLYAPLFLNVSIFKRSYELMELILKVYIYRDGSRPIFHTPHLRGIYASEGWFMKLMEENRQFVTKDPEKAHLFYLAYSSRQLQTALYVPDSHNMKPLSIYLRDHVNWIAGKYPYWNRTHGYDHFLVACHDWGPYTVNEHRELSQNTIKALCNADLSEGVFKLGKDVSLPETTIRTPRKPLRNVGGKRVSQRPILAFFAGNMHGRVRPILLKHWNDKDDDIRVYGPLPLRVSRKMTYIQHMKSSKYCICPMGYEVNSPRIIEAIYYECVPVIIADNFVLPFSEFLDWSAFSVVVAEKDIPKLKEILTAIPLKRYLTMQINVKMVQKHFLWNPKPLKYDLFHMVLHSIWFSRLNLFPIPRT; encoded by the exons ATGAGTAAACTATTGCAGCGTTTTTCTCTATACGTAATGAGAGAAGTCTTTAGGGTTTCAAtaagttataaaataaattggaCAAAAGTATGTCTTATTGGTGCCATTTTGACTGTTGGAGGCATTGCACTTCAAATGTTGATACTTCCTTATCCATTGCACACATGGTTCGTTTCTCGACCTGCAACAGTTATATTATATGAACCCATGGAGGAAACCATGGAATTGAATGAAACCCACAATAATAGTACAGAAAGGCTCCCATTGATACCATTGAACTCTGTTGTCCAGCAAAATGCTACAGATCAAATGGTTCAACTTGTTTCAGTGAATCAGGAGAGAGAGACAGCtcctaaaagaagaaaatcatcTAGAAGAAGGAAGCATGCCAAGTTAAAAGAGAAGCCAATTATTCTAACTCCTCCTCCTCCACCTAGGAGACCGCCTTCCGCATTGGAG AGGCATGTTTGGTCCTTGAAGCCTGTGGAAGCACTTGCTTATGCAAAGGAGGAGCTTAAGCATGCTCCAACAGTAATAGATGATGCTGATCTGTATGCCCCTTTGTTCTTGAATGTATCTATCTTCAAAAG GAGTTATGAACTGATGGAACTGATACTCAAAGTTTACATTTACCGAGATGGATCTAGACCTATCTTCCACACTCCCCATCTGAGGGGAATTTATGCTTCTGAAGGGTGGTTTATGAAGCTGATGGAGGAAAACAGGCAGTTTGTCACAAAAGACCCAGAAAAGGCGCACTTATTTTATCTTGCATATAGTTCTCGCCAGCTGCAGACGGCTCTTTATGTGCCTGATTCTCACAACATGAAACCATTGTCAATATACCTGAGGGACCATGTGAATTGGATTGCTGGAAAGTATCCATATTGGAACCGCACACATGGCTACGATCATTTCCTTGTTGCTTGCCATGACTGG GGCCCCTATACTGTCAATGAACATAGAGAACTTAGCCAAAACACCATAAAGGCTTTATGCAATGCTGATCTCTCAGAAGGGGTTTTCAAACTTGGGAAGGATGTTTCCTTGCCAGAAACTACTATAAGGACACCAAGGAAACCTCTTAGAAATGTTGGTGGGAAAAGGGTATCACAGCGGCCAATTCTTGCTTTCTTTGCTGGGAACATGCATGGGAGAGTCCGTCCAATACTTCTGAAGCATTGGAATGACAAAGATGATGATATTAGAGTTTATGGACCTTTGCCACTGAGAGTCTCCCGTAAGATGACATATATACAACATATGAAGTCAAGCAAATACTGCATATGTCCAATGGGATACGAAGTAAACAGCCCAAGGATAATCGAAGCCATTTATTATGAATGTGTCCCAGTAATTATTGCTGATAATTTTGTGCTTCCTTTTAGTGAGTTTCTTGATTGGAGTGCATTCTCTGTGGTTGTGGCTGAAAAGGATATTCCCAAGCTGAAGGAGATTCTGACGGCTATCCCATTGAAGAGATATCTTACAATGCAGATAAATGTGAAGATGGTTCAGAAACACTTTCTTTGGAACCCAAAACCCCTTAAATATGATTTGTTTCACATGGTTCTGCACTCAATTTGGTTTAGTAGACTGAATCTATTTCCAATCCCTCGGACATAA